The following are encoded together in the Roseobacter denitrificans OCh 114 genome:
- the secE gene encoding preprotein translocase subunit SecE: MATTNPLQFIQQVRAEVSKVVWPTRREVMLTTVMVFILAALTAVFFALVDILIRWGLQSVLTMFG; encoded by the coding sequence ATGGCCACGACCAATCCACTCCAGTTCATCCAGCAGGTTCGTGCTGAAGTGTCCAAAGTCGTGTGGCCCACGCGGCGTGAAGTGATGTTGACCACCGTGATGGTTTTCATTCTCGCAGCTCTGACGGCTGTGTTTTTTGCTCTTGTTGATATTCTGATCCGCTGGGGCTTGCAGTCCGTCTTGACGATGTTCGGGTAG